Part of the Oscillibacter hominis genome is shown below.
GGGCGTATTGGGCCTGTCCATCAGCATAACAGAATAAAAAAGCGTCCTGCCGCGGCAGGACGCTTTTTTAGTTCAGTTTTTCCAAAACCAGTTCCGCCGCCTGTTCCACCAGGGCGGAGACCGGCAGGTCCTCCGCGCCTACCACCAGCTTGCTGCACCGGCTTCCCACCGGCAACAGGAGCTTTTCCCCGGGGCTTTGGCCCACGGCCACGGCCATTGCGGGGGTGATCTCCCCAAGGAGGGAGTCGGCGATGACGATGCCGATGGGGCCGACGATCAGCTCTGCCGTCCGGCAGCATACCATCACCGCGTTTTCTCCGGTGGCTATGTGATCCGGCTTAGCCTTGGACATGGCGGAAGTGGCCAGGCCGTTGGTGCCCACGGCAGTGATCTCCGCCTCCGGGCAGCGGACTCGGATGGCCTCGATGAGGCTGCGGCCCAACTTCCCGCCCTGGCCGTCAATGACTAAAATCTTATTTCGCATCTCTGCATCCCTCCCATGTTCAGTATAGCAAACTGGGATGGACGACCGCAACTATTTTTCCCTGTCCAGGGAGGAAACGATTTGGCGGACTTCCTGGATGGATTCGGACAGGGCGCTGAGATGAGCCGGGTCCACACGTTCCCCGGTTTCCGACAAGTGCTGGGCTGTCTGCTCCATCTGGGATAAAAGCGGTGCAACAGCAGACCCTATCTGATCCTGCCAATCACTCATAAAATCGACCTCCCATTCAGAATGCCAGCAACCGGTGAACCCGCCTATACACATTCAGTATACACGAGCAGAAAAAGCACATTGTGTCGAAATTTGTCGAACTGCCCTCTGGAAGGGCGAAGTGCGGCAGAAAATCTTGTGTTTGGGCAATCCGCATGCTACACTTGAAAAAACCGGAGACAGGAGGGATGAACGTGTATGAACTGATCCAGGCTGGCGAGCGCACCTACTATGTGGACAGCCCATCCAAGGTGGGCATCTTCCGGACGGAGGACAATACCGTCTGCCTCATAGACAGCGGCAGCGACAAGGACGGGGCCAAAAAGGTCCTGCGTCATCTGGAGGCCAACGATTGGAAGGTGCGATCGGTGCTGTGCACCCACTCCCATGCCGACCACACCGGCGGCGCCGCGCTGCTGCGCCAGCGCACCGGCTGCCGAGTCTTTGCGCCCGGCGTGGACCTGGACTTCACCCGCCACCCGGTGCTGGAGCCCTCCTTCCTCTACGGGGGCTATCCCGCGGCCGCGCTGCGGAACAAGTTCCTGATGGCCCAGCCCTGTGACGCGGAGGAGCTGACGGAGCAGGTGCTGCCGGAGGGCCTGGAGCTGCTGCGCCTGGACGGACACTCCTTCTCCATGGCGGCCTTCCGGACAGAGGACGACGTGTGGTTCCTGGCCGACAGCGTGGCCAGTGAGGCGGTGCTGAAAAAATATCACATCCCATTTCTCTATGATGTGGAGGGATATCTCAGGGGGCTGGATGAGGTGGAGCGCCTTACAGGGAGGCTGTTTATTCCATCCCACGCCCCGGCGGTGGAGGACATCCGCCCCCTGGCCCAGGCGAACCGGGCCAAGGTACGGGAGATTCTGAGCGTCCTCAAGGAACTGAGCGCCCATGGGGCGGCGTTTGAAGAACTGCTGAAGGGCCTGTTCGACCGGTACGGCCTCACCATGGACTGGAACCAGTATGTGCTGGTGGGGAGCACGGTGCGCTCCTGCCTGAGCTTCTTATTGGATCGGGGCATGGTGGAGACGCGGTTCGCAGACAACCGGCTGGTGTGGCAGGCAGCTGAAAAATAGGGAAGAGGCCGGATGATCCGGCCTCTTTTTTGCGCTGAAATGGACCGGAAACCTTGCCCTTAAGACGGGAATATGCCGTACTTCACCTGCACCCGTTCCAACTTCTCCACCACCGGGTCGGCAAAGAACCAGAGGAACAGCGCGGTTGCCCCCGCGTGGAGGAGATTGAAGGGCAGGCCGGTGAGGTAGTAGGAGCACAGGGCCCCCCAGCTGGGCTGGGCCAGCCACATCAGGGCCGAGCCGGTGTCCAGAAGAAGCCCGCAGACCACCAGGGCGGAAAAGGCGCCGTACACGCACAGCGGAAGGCGGCGCCTGGGCCTTCCCCGGAACAGGATTCCGGGCAGAAAGCCGGACAGCCCAAAGGCAAACATCTGCCATGGCGTCCAGGGGCCCTGGCCGAAAAACAAATTGGAGACGAACATGGTCAGCGCGCCCACCAAAAAGCCGCTCTCCGGGCCAAAGCAGGCGCCAGCCACCACACACAGCGCCGCCACCGGCTTCACCTGGGGCAGCATATACAGCGCCGCCCGGCCGGCCACGCCAAGGGCGCACAGCGAGGAGAGCAGGAGGACCTCCCGGGCCCGGGGCCTGCGGCGCTCCAAGGTTAGGAAAACCGGGAGCATGGACTCGAGGATCACAGCAAGGCTGATGAAATAGTACTTCCGGTCCCCCAGCAGAAAGACGCCGGCCGCCACAGTGGCAGGGATCAAAAGGAGGAGCGTCAGATAGGAGGCCGGATGGACGGGCGGCCGCGCCCGCGGCGCTTTGTTAAGCGGCTGGGCCCCGGTTTTCGCGGCCTGGGGCGGCACTGAGGGCGGTGGAAGGAGGGGCTCCTCCCGGCCGCCGCAGACGGCGATCAGCTCCTCCGGCAGCAGCGCCCCGGGGACAATGGACCGGGCCATCCGCCCGGCGGCCGTGGTATAGGTGGCATTGGCGGAGAACAGGCGGCGGGGCGTATCCTCGCTGACCACGGCCCCGTCGAAGAGGAAGGCGCACCGGTGGGCGCAGCGGACGCAGAAGTCGATGTCGTGGGAAGCCAGCACCACCGTGACCCCCCGGCCGCACAAATGCTTTAGGATGTCGCAGAGCGACCGGCGGAAGGATTCGTCCAGCCCGTGGGTGGGTTCGTCCAACAGCAGCAGCTCCGGCCGGCGCAGCAGTACCTTGGCCAGGGCGGCGCGCTGCTGTTCGCCGCCGGATAGGTCATAGGGGTGGCGGCAAAGGAGATGCTGCAGGCCGCAGAGCGCCACCACCTCCTCAACACGCGCTTCCGGCTCCGGCAGCTTTGCTGCCGCTTCCCGGAGGTCCAGCTCCACGGTTTTGGCGGTGAAGAGGAGCTGGGGGTCCTGGGGCAGAAGGCCCACTTCGGCGACGGCGCTGCGGCGCACCGTGCCCCGCTGGGGCTGGAGCTGGCCGGAGAGCAGCCGCAGCAGCGTGCTCTTTCCGCCGCCGTTGCCGCCCACCACGGCAAGGCACTCGCCCCGGCCCACGGTGAGGGTGAGGCCACGCAGCACGTCGGTGCCCTCCCGCTCATAGCGGAACCAGGCCTCCTCCATCTGGAGGAGGGGGGGTGTCCCCGGCCGCTGGGGCTCGGGCGGCAGAGGGAGGCTGTGAGGCGTCTTCAGGAGGAAGGCGCGGCCCTCGGCAATGGTGACCGGACAGGGAAGGGGGGAGTCCAGGCCAGCCCAGACCCGCATGGGCGCGGGCAGGGCCGCGCACAGGGGATGGCGGAGGGAACGCAGCGCCGCTCCCGCCTCCCGGGGCGTCCCGTCGGCGATGACCCGGCCGCCCTCCAGGGTCAGGAGGCGGCCGGACAGAGGCACCGCTTCCTCCAGGTGGTGCTCCGAGAGCAAAATGGCCGTGCCAAGCTCCCGGTTCAGCCGGCTCAGAGCCTCTAAGAAGTGGGCTGCGGCCACAGGATCCAGCTGGGCGGTCGGCTCGTCTAACAGCAGCAGCTCCGGCTGCATCACCACGGCGGAGGCCAGGGCCAGCAGCTGCTTCTGACCTCCGGAGAGGCTGGAGACCTCCCGGTGGAACCAGTGCTGGATGCCGAAAAAGGCGGCGGTTTCCGCCACCCGGGAGCGGATTTCCCCGGTTGGAAGGCCCAGGCTCTCCAGACCAAAG
Proteins encoded:
- a CDS encoding MBL fold metallo-hydrolase, with the translated sequence MYELIQAGERTYYVDSPSKVGIFRTEDNTVCLIDSGSDKDGAKKVLRHLEANDWKVRSVLCTHSHADHTGGAALLRQRTGCRVFAPGVDLDFTRHPVLEPSFLYGGYPAAALRNKFLMAQPCDAEELTEQVLPEGLELLRLDGHSFSMAAFRTEDDVWFLADSVASEAVLKKYHIPFLYDVEGYLRGLDEVERLTGRLFIPSHAPAVEDIRPLAQANRAKVREILSVLKELSAHGAAFEELLKGLFDRYGLTMDWNQYVLVGSTVRSCLSFLLDRGMVETRFADNRLVWQAAEK
- a CDS encoding ECF transporter S component, producing the protein MVTLEHLNFTYPGSASPALRDVSLTVAPGEFVTLCGLSGSGKTTLLRCLKPSLTPTGSLTGKRLVAGREKLTLREDSMLIGFVGQSPENGAVTDKVWHELAFGLESLGLPTGEIRSRVAETAAFFGIQHWFHREVSSLSGGQKQLLALASAVVMQPELLLLDEPTAQLDPVAAAHFLEALSRLNRELGTAILLSEHHLEEAVPLSGRLLTLEGGRVIADGTPREAGAALRSLRHPLCAALPAPMRVWAGLDSPLPCPVTIAEGRAFLLKTPHSLPLPPEPQRPGTPPLLQMEEAWFRYEREGTDVLRGLTLTVGRGECLAVVGGNGGGKSTLLRLLSGQLQPQRGTVRRSAVAEVGLLPQDPQLLFTAKTVELDLREAAAKLPEPEARVEEVVALCGLQHLLCRHPYDLSGGEQQRAALAKVLLRRPELLLLDEPTHGLDESFRRSLCDILKHLCGRGVTVVLASHDIDFCVRCAHRCAFLFDGAVVSEDTPRRLFSANATYTTAAGRMARSIVPGALLPEELIAVCGGREEPLLPPPSVPPQAAKTGAQPLNKAPRARPPVHPASYLTLLLLIPATVAAGVFLLGDRKYYFISLAVILESMLPVFLTLERRRPRAREVLLLSSLCALGVAGRAALYMLPQVKPVAALCVVAGACFGPESGFLVGALTMFVSNLFFGQGPWTPWQMFAFGLSGFLPGILFRGRPRRRLPLCVYGAFSALVVCGLLLDTGSALMWLAQPSWGALCSYYLTGLPFNLLHAGATALFLWFFADPVVEKLERVQVKYGIFPS
- a CDS encoding DUF3842 family protein — protein: MRNKILVIDGQGGKLGRSLIEAIRVRCPEAEITAVGTNGLATSAMSKAKPDHIATGENAVMVCCRTAELIVGPIGIVIADSLLGEITPAMAVAVGQSPGEKLLLPVGSRCSKLVVGAEDLPVSALVEQAAELVLEKLN